One Periophthalmus magnuspinnatus isolate fPerMag1 chromosome 8, fPerMag1.2.pri, whole genome shotgun sequence genomic window carries:
- the 42sp43 gene encoding P43 5S RNA-binding protein-like, with product MSGIESVKPASSAPPLQLYNCTHADCGATFTRQWRLNEHETVHTGQSLYQCTVAECGRRYKRKSHLSRHLVQHKGIRQFRCKFSNCSKSFFNAGKLKRHIRFTHGDKNKYFKCPQPKCPLTFKKRRLFKLHLQTHNLESGFCCSKDGCSATFDSHIARRAHEKTHAGYRCPRADCQVVERTWGRLQKHIASKHPATFPCKLCKKEFKKQDALRRHKRLHASHKPVLVCPRPDCKLYFSTTFNLQHHIRKVHLQLNKYTCSYPECTRTFAMRESMNRHLLRHDPSSSSLKRRCRSKKAWQKRLDGRRLPLVEEDLRHLFSLKMRVSRRTKVEADLSGLFSERKIPHHVDPEVNLRDLFSLKPGERPPTVAPVKG from the exons ATGAGCGGGATCGAGAGCGTCAAACCCGCTTCATCTGCGCCTCCTCTCCAGCTCTACAACTGCACACACGCGGACTGCGGGGCCACGTTCACGCGACAATGGAGACTCAATGAGCACGAGACCGTGCACACGGGACAG AGCCTGTACCAGTGCACAGTCGCAGAATGTGGACGCAGGTACAAGAGGAAATCTCACCTGAGTCGCCACCTGGTCCAACACAAAGGAATCAGACAGTTCAG ATGCAAATTTTCCAACTGCTCCAAAAGTTTCTTCAACGCTGGAAAACTGAAACGGCACATCCGCTTcactcatggagacaagaacaaATACTTCAAG TGCCCCCAGCCCAAATGCCCTTTGACCTTCAAGAAGCGACGGCTCTTTAAACTGCATCTGCAAACTCACAACCTGGAGTCTGGTTTTTG CTGTTCGAAGGACGGCTGCTCTGCCACATTTGACTCCCACATCGCACGGCGAGCCCACGAGAAGACGCACGCAG GTTACCGCTGTCCTCGCGCTGACTGTCAGGTCGTTGAACGCACCTGGGGACGGCTCCAGAAGCACATCGCATCAAAACACCCAG CCACGTTCCCCTGTAAACTCTGTAAGAAGGAGTTTAAGAAGCAGGACGCGCTCCGCAGACACAAGCGCCTCCACGCCTCCCATAAACCCGTCCTGGTGTGTCCACGGCCCGACTGCAAACTCTACTTCTCCACCACCTTCAACCTCCAACACCACATCCGCAAAGTGCACCTCCAGCTCAACAAGTACACGTGCTCCTACCCAGAATGCACTCGCACCTTCGCCATGCGG gAAAGCATGAATCGCCATTTACTGCGTCATGACCCAAGCAGCTCTTCACTCAAG AGGCGCTGTCGCTCTAAGAAGGCGTGGCAGAAGCGTTTGGACGGGCGCCGCCTgccgctggtggaggaggatcTGCGTCACCTGTTCAGCCTGAAGATGAGGGTCTCTCGTAGGACCAAAGTGGAGGCCGACCTCTCCGGCCTCTTCAGCGAGCGCAAAATCCCTCACCACGTCGACCCGGAAGTGAACCTCCGAGACCTGTTCTCCCTCAAACCTGGGGAACGCCCGCCGACCGTCGCTCCGGTCAAGGGATAA